A genomic segment from Gemmatimonadota bacterium encodes:
- a CDS encoding M20/M25/M40 family metallo-hydrolase yields MMARAVLAATLSALWIAGATPAHAQLSDRERQVADWVAAHADEALEELRRSIDINSGTMNPAGVRAVADALIPSFEELGFDARWVAEPDALQRSGHLVAERVAQDPQGARVLLIGHLDTVFEEDSPFQRFEVVDDSTVRGPGVEDMKGGNIAILYALKALAAVGALEGTTIRVVMTGDEEDPGRPLADARAALIDAARESDLALGFESGSVIDGQEVAVVARRSSTKWLLRVSGRRNHSSTIFKDDVGAGAIFEAARILDGFYSHVRGEQYLTFNPGVILGGTALDYDRDEVRGTLSGKTNIVAQDVIVHGGIRTISSEQLERAKDKMHAIVAQHLPHTSATIEFDEGYPSMPPTQGNVALLERLSAVSQDLGYGPIHPHDPGARGAADVSFVAPYVDAIDGLGPHGEGGHTTEETMDVRTFPRAITRAAVLLLRLTGEPTSLTGRGGRMRDGG; encoded by the coding sequence ATGATGGCCCGTGCGGTTCTGGCCGCGACGCTGTCGGCGTTGTGGATCGCGGGCGCGACGCCCGCGCACGCGCAGCTCAGCGACCGGGAACGTCAGGTCGCGGATTGGGTGGCGGCGCACGCCGACGAGGCGCTGGAGGAGCTTCGCCGCAGCATCGACATCAACAGCGGCACGATGAATCCCGCGGGCGTGCGCGCGGTGGCGGACGCGTTGATCCCCTCCTTCGAAGAGCTCGGCTTCGACGCCCGCTGGGTGGCCGAGCCGGACGCGCTCCAACGCTCGGGCCACCTGGTCGCGGAGCGCGTCGCGCAGGACCCGCAAGGCGCCCGCGTGCTCCTGATCGGCCACCTGGACACGGTGTTCGAGGAGGACAGTCCCTTCCAGCGCTTCGAGGTCGTCGACGACAGCACCGTACGCGGCCCGGGGGTGGAGGACATGAAGGGCGGCAACATCGCTATCCTATACGCGCTCAAGGCGCTGGCCGCTGTCGGCGCGCTGGAGGGCACGACCATACGGGTCGTCATGACCGGCGACGAAGAAGACCCCGGCCGGCCCCTCGCCGACGCGCGCGCGGCGTTGATCGACGCGGCGCGGGAGAGCGACCTGGCGCTCGGTTTCGAGAGCGGCTCGGTGATCGACGGGCAGGAGGTCGCGGTGGTCGCCCGGCGCAGCTCGACCAAGTGGCTGCTGCGGGTCAGCGGAAGGCGCAACCACTCGTCCACGATTTTCAAGGACGACGTGGGCGCGGGCGCGATCTTCGAGGCCGCGCGCATTCTGGACGGCTTCTACTCGCACGTGCGCGGCGAGCAGTACCTGACCTTCAATCCGGGCGTGATCCTGGGCGGAACGGCCCTCGATTACGACCGCGACGAGGTTCGGGGCACGCTCTCGGGCAAGACGAACATCGTCGCGCAGGACGTGATCGTACACGGGGGCATTCGCACGATTTCCAGTGAGCAGCTGGAGCGCGCCAAGGACAAAATGCACGCGATCGTGGCGCAGCATCTTCCCCACACCAGCGCCACCATCGAGTTCGACGAGGGCTACCCCTCCATGCCCCCCACGCAAGGGAACGTGGCCCTCCTGGAGCGGCTCAGCGCGGTGTCGCAGGACCTGGGGTACGGGCCGATCCACCCCCACGACCCGGGAGCACGGGGCGCGGCGGACGTGTCGTTCGTAGCGCCCTACGTGGACGCGATCGACGGCCTGGGCCCGCACGGAGAGGGCGGACACACGACCGAAGAGACGATGGACGTGCGCACGTTTCCGCGCGCGATAACGAGGGCCGCGGTATTGCTACTGCGCTTGACCGGCGAGCCGACGAGCTTGACGGGACGGGGTGGGAGAATGAGGGACGGGGGCTAG
- a CDS encoding alkaline phosphatase, which yields MSRTSLLLAAAFLAGCGGGPPRATAAAAAAAQAPSGATATASAQRAATSDGAARAIFVFIGDGAGVASWSAAKFAADRLAVARMPVMGLVDSRNATLDITDSAAGATVYATGVRTYNGAIGVDVDRQPLRTILEVAEDRGMSTGLVATSSITHATPASFAAHVPDRGMAGEIARQYAAQDIEVLLGGGLQYFDGSGDDASDLLPALSDRYTVVRNAAVLWNAAADAERLLGLFAEDGMDPAIEGRAPTLDAMTSAALAVVAKDDDGFLLVIEGSQPDWRQHGNESLESVAAEMLDLDAAIGVALDYLADNPQTLIVVTADHETGGLALEREDGRDVADYTTGSHSNEMVPLFAAGAGAAAFAGINDNAEIGRLLMRAVGGEAP from the coding sequence ATGTCCCGAACTTCGCTACTGCTGGCCGCGGCGTTCCTCGCGGGCTGCGGCGGCGGGCCACCGCGCGCCACCGCCGCGGCCGCGGCCGCCGCGCAGGCGCCGAGCGGCGCCACCGCGACCGCCTCCGCCCAGCGCGCGGCCACTTCGGACGGCGCCGCCCGCGCCATCTTCGTTTTCATCGGCGACGGCGCCGGGGTGGCGTCGTGGAGCGCGGCCAAGTTCGCCGCGGATCGGCTCGCAGTCGCGCGCATGCCGGTCATGGGGCTGGTCGACAGCCGCAACGCCACGCTCGACATCACCGACAGCGCGGCCGGCGCTACGGTCTACGCGACGGGCGTACGCACCTACAACGGCGCGATCGGCGTCGACGTGGACCGCCAGCCGCTGCGCACGATCCTGGAAGTGGCCGAAGACCGCGGCATGTCCACCGGATTGGTCGCCACCTCTTCTATCACGCACGCGACGCCGGCGTCCTTCGCCGCGCACGTACCCGACCGCGGCATGGCGGGCGAGATCGCGCGTCAGTACGCGGCCCAGGACATCGAGGTGCTGCTCGGCGGAGGACTCCAGTACTTCGACGGCAGCGGCGACGACGCCTCCGACCTGCTGCCCGCGCTGTCGGACCGGTACACGGTAGTGCGCAACGCGGCGGTGCTGTGGAACGCCGCGGCGGACGCTGAGCGCCTGCTCGGCCTCTTCGCCGAGGACGGCATGGACCCAGCCATCGAGGGACGCGCGCCGACGCTCGACGCCATGACCTCGGCCGCCCTCGCGGTGGTGGCCAAGGACGATGACGGCTTCCTCCTCGTGATCGAGGGATCACAGCCCGACTGGCGCCAGCACGGCAACGAGTCTCTCGAGTCGGTCGCGGCGGAGATGCTGGATCTGGACGCGGCCATCGGGGTCGCGCTGGACTACCTGGCGGACAACCCCCAGACGCTGATCGTGGTCACCGCCGATCACGAGACCGGCGGGCTCGCGCTGGAGCGGGAGGACGGCAGGGACGTGGCCGACTACACGACCGGAAGCCACAGCAACGAGATGGTGCCGCTGTTCGCGGCGGGCGCCGGCGCGGCGGCGTTCGCCGGCATCAACGACAACGCCGAGATCGGCCGGCTCCTCATGCGGGCCGTCGGGGGAGAGGCGCCATGA
- a CDS encoding HAMP domain-containing sensor histidine kinase has translation MVKPSTGPWRFGTPVLLLLLGIGVMAAAAFQAHQAVRSQRATVEEALRDYAVVTAWSLGHHLESELGDAVWEHLQAVNHGEGVHSSPSIPPAHDLGHYLDWDSAGCLCHRPDHPVEAYFGFTLGSDTIQVAPNLYAGPGLGVVVDREFQLFREAEGHPAREPRAYPTSELRWLQEALTESARNDYSQDWRFAFVTGEVAGRSLVTAYTVMPTSWGDTVLYALELAPVALAALADGVLDDQDILPPAFTRELGARGILDARLSDAEGRLLWATEGSAPADSARLHRTTRPLPPQFGEMALTASIRPEAVGSLLIGGVPRSRLPILLAMLALATALALFAFGQMRRESRLASERAAFVSSVSHELRTPLAQMRLYLDTLRLGRATSEQAVHKSLGLIDRETTRLANLVDNVLRFSRPESDVARAASTLDLSSEARDAVRGFGPLAEARRVRIVEEIEPDLAVRADRDGVRQIAINFLDNAVKYGPPEQSVTVRVRAAGAGRARLEVEDEGPGVPEDERDAIWLAFRRGDGPSAAAVGGSGIGLSVVRDIAERCGGATWVEEAAGGGALFVAEFDRA, from the coding sequence ATGGTGAAACCATCAACCGGGCCGTGGCGCTTCGGTACGCCGGTCCTGCTCCTGCTGCTCGGCATAGGGGTCATGGCGGCGGCCGCGTTCCAGGCGCACCAGGCCGTGCGGTCCCAGCGCGCGACCGTCGAAGAGGCGCTACGGGATTACGCGGTCGTGACCGCGTGGAGCCTCGGGCATCACCTCGAGTCAGAGCTCGGCGACGCTGTGTGGGAGCACCTGCAGGCGGTCAACCACGGCGAGGGAGTCCATTCATCGCCGAGCATCCCGCCCGCGCACGACCTCGGACACTATCTCGACTGGGACTCGGCGGGGTGCCTGTGCCACCGGCCCGACCATCCGGTGGAGGCCTACTTCGGCTTCACCCTGGGGTCCGACACCATTCAGGTCGCCCCCAATCTCTACGCCGGCCCCGGGCTGGGCGTCGTGGTCGATCGCGAATTCCAGCTCTTTCGGGAGGCCGAGGGACACCCCGCGCGTGAGCCGCGAGCCTATCCGACCTCCGAGCTGCGCTGGCTGCAGGAGGCGCTGACCGAGAGCGCGCGAAACGACTACTCGCAGGACTGGCGCTTCGCGTTCGTGACCGGCGAGGTGGCCGGCCGGTCCCTGGTCACCGCCTACACGGTCATGCCGACGTCGTGGGGCGACACCGTGCTGTACGCGCTCGAGCTGGCGCCCGTCGCGCTCGCCGCGCTCGCCGACGGGGTTCTGGACGACCAGGACATCCTGCCGCCGGCGTTCACGCGCGAGTTGGGCGCCCGCGGGATACTGGACGCCCGGCTCTCCGACGCGGAGGGGCGGCTCCTCTGGGCGACGGAGGGTAGCGCCCCAGCGGATTCCGCGCGGCTGCACAGGACTACGCGACCGCTGCCGCCGCAGTTCGGCGAGATGGCGCTGACGGCGTCGATCAGGCCGGAGGCCGTGGGGTCGCTGCTGATCGGCGGCGTGCCCAGATCCCGCCTGCCGATCCTGCTGGCGATGCTGGCCCTCGCTACCGCGCTCGCGCTGTTCGCGTTCGGGCAGATGCGGCGCGAATCCAGGCTCGCCTCGGAGCGCGCGGCGTTCGTGTCCAGCGTCTCTCACGAGCTGCGCACGCCGCTGGCGCAGATGCGGCTCTACCTGGACACGCTCCGGCTGGGCCGGGCCACCTCCGAACAGGCTGTGCACAAATCGCTCGGCCTCATCGATCGAGAGACGACGCGGCTCGCCAACCTCGTGGACAACGTGCTGCGATTCTCGCGGCCCGAGTCGGATGTCGCGCGCGCCGCCTCGACGCTCGACCTGTCCTCCGAGGCGCGCGACGCCGTGCGCGGCTTCGGACCTCTGGCAGAGGCGCGTCGGGTGCGGATCGTCGAAGAAATCGAGCCGGACCTGGCGGTGCGCGCGGATCGCGACGGCGTACGCCAGATAGCGATCAACTTCCTGGACAACGCGGTGAAATATGGTCCGCCGGAGCAGTCGGTCACGGTGCGGGTGCGCGCGGCGGGAGCAGGGCGCGCCCGCCTGGAGGTGGAGGACGAGGGGCCGGGCGTTCCCGAGGACGAGCGAGACGCGATCTGGCTGGCCTTCCGGCGCGGCGACGGGCCATCCGCGGCCGCCGTGGGCGGAAGCGGCATCGGCTTGTCGGTGGTCAGGGACATCGCGGAACGCTGCGGCGGGGCCACCTGGGTGGAGGAGGCGGCCGGCGGGGGCGCACTGTTCGTGGCGGAGTTCGACCGTGCTTGA
- a CDS encoding response regulator transcription factor codes for MLDQAGVAADPSAATILLVEDNEDLAEGLRYNLELEGYRVLHAADGGEGLRLAGESDPDLVILDLMLPDLDGFQVLRSLRGDGSNAPVLILTARGAEEDRVRGFRLDADQFVTKPFHLLELLERVQSLLRRHSGRDRDIEETLSFGDVTIDTASHTVRKDSRAVSLTPRAYQLMLALIARGGAVATRQDLLREVWGHRAEVLTRTVDSHVAELRRKLEDDPSRPVHFMTVWKVGYRFEE; via the coding sequence GTGCTTGACCAGGCGGGAGTGGCCGCCGACCCAAGCGCCGCGACGATCCTGCTGGTCGAGGACAACGAAGACCTCGCGGAGGGGTTGCGCTACAACCTGGAGCTGGAGGGCTACCGCGTCCTGCACGCCGCCGACGGAGGCGAGGGCCTGCGGCTGGCGGGAGAGTCCGACCCCGACCTCGTGATCCTGGACCTCATGCTGCCCGACCTGGACGGGTTCCAGGTGCTCCGATCGCTGCGCGGCGACGGCAGCAACGCTCCCGTCCTCATCCTGACCGCGCGCGGCGCCGAAGAGGACCGTGTACGCGGCTTCCGGCTGGACGCCGATCAGTTCGTGACCAAGCCGTTCCATCTGCTCGAGCTGCTGGAACGCGTGCAGTCGCTGCTGCGGAGGCATTCGGGCCGCGACCGCGACATCGAAGAGACGTTGAGCTTCGGCGACGTGACCATCGACACCGCGTCGCACACGGTGCGGAAGGACAGCCGCGCGGTGTCGCTGACCCCGCGCGCCTATCAGCTCATGCTCGCCCTCATCGCCCGAGGGGGGGCGGTGGCGACCCGCCAGGACCTGCTGCGCGAGGTGTGGGGTCATCGCGCCGAGGTGCTCACCAGAACCGTCGATTCACACGTCGCGGAGCTGCGGCGCAAGCTCGAGGACGATCCTTCCAGGCCGGTCCACTTCATGACCGTCTGGAAGGTGGGCTATCGATTCGAAGAATGA